From the Nodularia sp. NIES-3585 genome, one window contains:
- a CDS encoding SDR family oxidoreductase: MSEFANKVALVTGGSSGIGRATALDFAQQGATVVIASRRLKESEETVSLIQDNGGTASFVQTDVTQAVQVENLIAQTVAIYGRLDYAFNNAGTEGSVIPGVEQTEESWNLIIDTNLKGVWLSMKYQILQMLKQGGGVIVNNASILGLVGLPNFSVYVASKHGVVGLTKSLALEHAQDNIRINCVCPGAIETDMLTRSFGEEGKIQLRSSHPIGRLGKSEEIAKSVIWLCSDAASFITGQSIAIDGGFTVQ, from the coding sequence ATGTCAGAATTTGCTAACAAAGTGGCATTAGTCACAGGCGGTAGTTCAGGTATTGGTCGAGCAACTGCATTAGATTTTGCCCAACAAGGAGCAACGGTTGTCATTGCCAGCCGCCGACTTAAAGAGAGCGAAGAAACAGTTTCACTCATTCAAGACAATGGCGGTACAGCCAGTTTCGTCCAAACTGACGTAACTCAAGCAGTTCAAGTGGAAAACTTAATTGCTCAGACAGTCGCTATTTACGGTCGCCTTGATTATGCCTTTAATAATGCTGGTACTGAAGGATCTGTCATTCCTGGTGTAGAACAAACAGAAGAAAGTTGGAATCTGATTATTGATACCAATCTCAAAGGAGTTTGGTTGTCTATGAAGTATCAAATTTTACAAATGTTAAAGCAAGGTGGAGGTGTGATAGTCAATAATGCTTCTATACTTGGACTAGTTGGTTTGCCTAATTTTTCAGTTTACGTTGCTAGTAAGCATGGCGTTGTTGGTTTAACTAAATCATTAGCTTTAGAACACGCTCAAGATAATATCCGGATTAATTGCGTATGCCCTGGCGCTATTGAAACAGATATGCTGACTCGCAGCTTTGGTGAAGAAGGTAAAATTCAACTCCGATCTTCACATCCTATTGGTCGATTGGGTAAATCAGAAGAAATAGCCAAGAGTGTGATCTGGC
- a CDS encoding COP23 domain-containing protein — MSSQPLKFIFLSSLGLSLFLGNSAALAQFDDSTSGDVVVPTIPSGGTSTPTRIPTGTSTGTSTGTQTITSGTRFSCQFYNGQYTVMYQPQNIPGQFFPWAAPAALGGGWSPEKRCEAIASRLELYRPDGLQELQTAVENNENIVCVTTQANSFCRIVMTVPRGQDPFVVRNSVFQNLTTADSGQQTTAVNTYGDRGMGGVNELYNLSRTLLGNGNNRATASRASINLRPYLAPQDGGTLRNGAASDRHSRPQSPTRLNPGNFR, encoded by the coding sequence ATGTCTTCACAACCTTTAAAGTTTATATTTTTGAGCAGTCTTGGCTTATCTTTATTCCTGGGTAATTCTGCGGCACTTGCTCAATTTGATGATTCTACTTCCGGCGATGTTGTTGTACCAACAATACCTTCAGGCGGTACTTCAACACCAACACGCATCCCAACAGGCACATCAACAGGCACATCAACAGGCACACAAACTATAACTAGTGGTACTCGGTTTAGCTGTCAATTCTACAATGGACAGTACACTGTTATGTATCAGCCACAAAATATTCCAGGGCAGTTCTTCCCTTGGGCAGCACCAGCAGCTTTGGGCGGTGGTTGGAGTCCAGAAAAACGCTGTGAAGCGATCGCCAGTCGGTTGGAATTATATCGTCCAGATGGTTTACAAGAACTTCAAACTGCTGTGGAAAATAATGAGAATATTGTCTGTGTAACTACGCAGGCTAACTCATTTTGTCGCATTGTCATGACAGTACCCCGTGGACAAGATCCCTTTGTCGTACGCAATAGCGTTTTCCAAAACTTGACTACTGCTGATAGCGGACAACAGACAACAGCTGTCAATACTTATGGCGATCGCGGTATGGGAGGAGTAAACGAATTATACAACTTAAGTCGCACACTTCTAGGTAATGGTAACAATCGGGCTACTGCATCGAGAGCCAGTATAAATTTGAGACCTTATCTTGCGCCTCAAGATGGGGGAACTCTCCGAAATGGTGCAGCCAGCGATCGCCACTCTCGACCTCAAAGCCCGACTCGTTTAAACCCTGGTAATTTCCGCTAA
- a CDS encoding DUF5331 domain-containing protein, which translates to MNIQQLRQSVKIKWLCYYEQNHAWLDKIRVWGTYNGLRRPSSGFILATLSVLEPQFDQVISFILDLNDNPDQIIAALGLNFNPHEELRLINLADSRTTTQFEGEFLQENYTESKPEPLVTVASKISFADTLTSDLPRLDQPVSSLRENTERIYTHKALPFPAVATNNIPHSVVETLTSDLPRGEKPVSSLRENTERIGTEKLVSSVAVATKVASLPSAHMGDSAKLPTALLSQHKPVRSPLAMTIDVFNKGKTLSSRNIRESRFNHVPVKFGTVLLKINCLTGIFFLRDCLKPPLQSNGNHGKMPPKPKDVPHKVNRIPSTNASSLASWIDEFCQGGGYDPEGAICIRL; encoded by the coding sequence ATGAATATTCAGCAGCTACGTCAATCTGTGAAAATTAAGTGGCTATGTTACTACGAGCAAAATCATGCTTGGCTGGATAAAATCAGGGTTTGGGGTACTTACAATGGTCTGCGCCGTCCTTCTTCTGGGTTTATCTTGGCTACTTTGTCGGTTTTAGAGCCACAGTTTGATCAAGTTATTTCTTTTATCTTGGATCTGAATGACAATCCCGATCAGATCATCGCAGCTTTAGGTCTCAACTTCAATCCTCATGAAGAGTTACGGTTAATAAACTTAGCGGATTCTAGAACTACAACCCAGTTTGAAGGCGAGTTTTTACAAGAAAACTATACCGAAAGCAAACCTGAACCCTTAGTTACAGTTGCTTCTAAGATTTCTTTTGCCGATACCCTAACTTCTGATCTGCCACGGTTAGATCAACCTGTGTCATCGTTGAGGGAAAATACTGAGCGTATTTACACACATAAAGCATTGCCATTCCCGGCTGTGGCTACTAACAATATTCCCCATTCTGTCGTCGAAACCCTAACTTCTGATCTGCCACGGGGAGAGAAACCTGTGTCATCGTTGAGGGAAAATACTGAGCGGATTGGCACAGAAAAACTTGTTTCATCGGTTGCAGTTGCAACTAAGGTTGCTTCTTTGCCTTCTGCTCACATGGGAGACTCAGCAAAATTACCCACTGCTTTACTCAGTCAACATAAACCAGTGCGATCGCCATTAGCAATGACTATCGACGTGTTTAACAAAGGCAAAACTTTATCTTCTCGAAACATCAGGGAATCACGCTTTAATCATGTACCCGTCAAATTTGGAACTGTTCTGCTCAAGATAAATTGTTTAACTGGGATTTTCTTTTTACGCGACTGCCTTAAACCCCCACTTCAAAGCAATGGTAACCATGGGAAAATGCCACCAAAACCAAAAGATGTTCCCCATAAAGTTAATCGAATACCCAGTACTAATGCCTCTAGTCTGGCTTCTTGGATAGACGAGTTTTGTCAGGGTGGCGGATACGACCCAGAAGGCGCTATTTGCATCCGATTGTGA
- a CDS encoding ferredoxin codes for MSNITNSATRCVRVCQNRTCKKQGAAKVLAALTALPVEDVTVTASGCLGQCGNGPMVLVLPDMVWYCGVSPNEVPLMVEQHLLGGQSVKRMLYYRFHPQG; via the coding sequence ATGTCAAATATAACTAACTCTGCCACTAGATGTGTACGGGTGTGTCAAAATCGTACTTGTAAAAAGCAAGGTGCAGCAAAGGTATTAGCGGCTTTGACAGCTTTGCCAGTCGAGGATGTCACGGTAACGGCTAGCGGCTGCTTAGGACAATGTGGTAACGGGCCAATGGTGCTGGTTTTACCGGATATGGTTTGGTATTGCGGTGTTAGTCCTAATGAAGTACCTCTAATGGTAGAACAACATTTGCTAGGTGGTCAAAGTGTCAAACGAATGCTTTATTATCGATTTCATCCCCAGGGATAA